The proteins below come from a single Cannabis sativa cultivar Pink pepper isolate KNU-18-1 chromosome 3, ASM2916894v1, whole genome shotgun sequence genomic window:
- the LOC115711578 gene encoding uncharacterized protein LOC115711578, whose protein sequence is MEEAIDGMFLITFQSEFVKQRIIRGQSWHFLGHYLSLVESSGINQVVVKDFKNISFWIQVHGIPINNINETLGSKIGMIIRVFAEYDAENSSTFMRIRALWDINRPLLREMLFEGEDQLSNMWISFKYERLNTFCKFCGLLDHVHTKCVALLEETEAGTRPIL, encoded by the coding sequence ATGGAGGAAGCTATTGATGGTATGTTTCTCATAACTTTTCAATCAGAATTTGTTAAACAAAGGATTATTAGAGGTCAATCATGGCATTTTTTGGGTCATTATCTGTCACTTGTTGAGTCATCTGGGATTAATCAGGTTGTAGTGAAGGATTTTAAGAATATTTCTTTCTGGATCCAAGTTCATGGTATTCCTATCAATAATATTAATGAAACTTTGGGGTCAAAAATTGGAATGATAATAAGAGTTTTTGCGGAATACGATGCTGAAAACTCAAGCACTTTTATGCGAATTAGAGCATTGTGGGATATAAATCGTCCTTTATTACGGGAAATGTTATTTGAGGGGGAGGACCAACTATCTAATATGTGGATCTCTTTTAAATATGAGAGGCTGAATACTTTTTGCAAGTTTTGTGGTCTATTGGATCATGTTCATACTAAGTGTGTAGCGCTATTGGAGGAGACTGAGGCAGGAACTCGACCAATCTTATAG